A window from Festucalex cinctus isolate MCC-2025b chromosome 4, RoL_Fcin_1.0, whole genome shotgun sequence encodes these proteins:
- the LOC144017119 gene encoding uncharacterized protein LOC144017119 translates to MLSITFFTLHTVSCESKLGDCLLLLFFFNVRRILLFLLLFNSGGFRILLFNLGTIWLLLLRTKIFLFDDCRTETKVNQEGLQPEQQEWSSRAKQEETEPSSIKVEDEGGTITQEAEPLQALKFPVIRVPVKSEKYEDHSQSEENKREEPPSSSSSQHITTEDDGGSEGGSCLPPLADHCDTTFDMGDEHAKRAKTYRTDESHLTCPQCSKTFARKSSLKKHMMIHKGEKPYICSFCGKGFSQKVNMITHIRRHTGEKPYTCSMCDKSFYDCSGLVQHMRTHTGEKPFPCLVCGKSFRSKSALTRHVRTHTEEKVQLYGTRFELSYISPKVSEKLNNKQQARSSREEQQEPKVFHIQEEEMPEIPRFKEIEDDEEVGEGEYCGGSHADSLRVKMCKIEMLRALLNQRLSAAAEEIFVAFERMVKEYEEELSRTKKLNEQQRQQLDSFARQDVLRRADTSEEYVAPEQHHRSSGMKQEPPEPLPIKEEEHLQEFDFQVCSVIVKSEDNAVGKCQREKNRVEEPSGSGSGQHMTAEVDADHRRGSQAESLIASLSDNDVITSDAEYYEHSKEDMTRNTDNEPWKCSQCDKIFGHKMNLKRHMIIHTGEKPFSCSICGKRFTQNVHLTSHLRIHTDEKPYTCPDCGRSFKRRTHLTIHIRTHTGEKPFSCPACNKDFIDYSAMIKHKRTHTGEKPYSCSFCDKSFGASSTLVTHLRTHTGVKPFSCSICDKRFYDCSGLTHHMKTHTGEKPFSCSVCGKSFRENSLLTRHMKTHTGEKMFSCNACDQKFSSKYQRDKHVCAGEKSSSA, encoded by the exons ATGCTCTCCATCACCTTCTTCACTCTTCACACTGTCTCCTGTGAATCCAAACTTGGTGACTGCCTCCTCCTGCTCTTCTTCTTTAATGTGAGGAGGAtcttgctcttcctcctcctctttaattCGGGTGGATTCCGGATCCTCCTCTTTAATTTGGGCACAATTTGGCTGCTGCTGCTCAGGACCAAGATCTTCCTCTTTGATGACTGCAGGACAGAAACTAAAG TCAATCAAGAAGGTCTTCAACCCGAGCaacaggagtggagctccagggcaAAGCAAGAGGAGACAGAACCCTCTTCCATTAAAGTGGAAGATGAAGGAGGCACAATCACTCAGGAGGCAGAGCCGCTTCAGGCGCTGAAGTTTCCAGTGATTCGTGTCCCTGTGAAGAGTGAAAAATATGAAGACCACAGCCAAAGTGAAGAGAACAAAAGGGAGGAgcctccaagcagcagctcaagtCAACACATCACAACAGAAGATGATGGCGGGTCAGAAGGAGGCAGCTGCTTACCTCCACTGGCGGATCACTGTGACACAACATTCGATATGGGTGATGAACATGCGAAACGCGCTAAGACATATCGCACTGACGAGTCACACTTGACATGTCCTCAGTGTAGCAAAACTTTTGCCCGCAAGAGCAGTCTCAAAAAACACATGATGATCCACAAAGGAGAGAAACCATACATATGCTCATTTTGTGGCAAAGGATTCTCTCAAAAGGTAAACATGATTACACACATAAGGAgacacacaggagaaaaaccaTATACCTGCTCCATGTGTGACAAAAGCTTTTACGATTGTTCGGGTTTGGTTCAGcacatgagaacacacactggagaaaaaccttttcccTGCTTAGTGTGTGGTAAAAGTTTCCGAAGCAAGTCAGCTCTAACAAGGCACGTCAGGACACATACAGAGGAGAAAGTTCAGTTGTA CGGGACTAGATTTGAGCTTAGTTACATATCGCCCA AAGTCAGTGAAAAGCTTAATAATAAACAGCAGGCGAGGAGCTCCAGAGAGGAGCAGCAGGAGCCCAAAGTCTTCCATATCCAAGAAGAGGAGATGCCAGAGATCCCTCGCTTTAAAGAA attgaagatgatgaagaagtaGGTGAAGGAGAGTATTGTGGAGGATCACATGCAGACAGCCTC cgtgtgaaaatgtgcaaaatagaAATGCTGAGAGCGCTGCTGAATCAGCGGCTAAGTGCGGCCGCCGAAGAAATATTTGTAGCGTTTGAAAGAATGGTAAAAGAGTACGAGGAGGAACTTAGTAGGACCAAAAAGTTAAACGAGCAACAACGTCAACAACTTGACTCTTTCGCGCGTCAAGATGTGCTacgcagagcag ACACTAGTGAAGAATATGTCGCCCCTGAGCAGCATCACAGGAGTTCCGGGATGAAGCAGGAGCCGCCAGAGCCCCTACCcattaaagaggaggagcaTCTTCAAGAGTTTGACTTCCAGGTGTGTAGTGTCATTGTGAAAAGTGAAGATAATGCTGTAGGCAAATGTCAACGTGAGAAGAACAGAGTGGAGGAGCCTTCAGGCAGTGGCTCAGGTCAACACATGACAGCCGAAGTGGATGCTGACCACCGCAGAGGATCACAAGCAGAAAGCCTCATAGCGTCATTATCAGATAACGATGTCATAACATCTGACGCTGAATATTATGAACACTCTAAAGAGGATATGACACGTAACACTGACAATGAACcctggaaatgttctcagtgtgacaAAATCTTTGGCCACAAGATGAATCTGAAACGTCACATGATCATtcacacaggagaaaaaccgTTCAGCTGCTCAATTTGTGGGAAACGATTCACCCAGAATGTGCACCTGACGTCACACTTGAGAATACACACAGATGAGAAACCTTACACTTGCCCAGATTGCGGTAGAAGTTTCAAGCGCAGGACACACTTAACGATACACATTAGGacgcacacgggagagaagccgTTTTCTTGCCCGGCTTGCAACAAAGATTTTATTGATTATTCAGCAATGATTAaacacaaaagaacacacacaGGAGAGAAACCTTATTCCTGCTCATTCTGTGATAAAAGTTTTGGTGCGAGCTCAACGTTAGTGACCCACCTGAGAACACACACAGGagtgaaacctttttcttgctctatCTGCGACAAACGCTTTTATGATTGTTCCGGTTTGACTCACCACATGAAAACacacacgggagaaaaacccTTTTCCTGCTCGGTGTGTGGAAAAAGCTTTCGTGAAAATTCTCTTTTGACCCGACACATGAAaacacacactggtgagaaaatgTTCAGTTGCAATGCGTGTGATCAAAAGTTTTCTTCTAAGTATCAACGTGACAAACATGTATGCGCTGGTGAGAAGAGCAGCAGTGCATGA